ATTTTATAGTTCAATATGCTTTTTTTGTCAATTATATAATCCCTGACATGTCATTAGCAGCGGTGTCAGGTTGTCCTAAACAAACCATTTTAAGTTTCTCTCAGCAGTGTTCGATTCAGCAAACCATGTTGGCCTCATGCCATTCATTCTTTAAATACTTTTTGAAAAACTGCAATAAAAAGCTTACGTAAAAGTATTTTCTGCCGATAAAATTCTAAAGTAACACCATTTTGACCTTTGGAAGGGCAATGGAAGATTTGCTGTCACAAGATGACCTCAATGAGCTTCTTGGCGGATTGCCTGAAACAACAATAGCAGTCTCGCAAAAAGAAATAAAAGTAGAGGATATACTGTCACAAGATGACCTCAATGAGCTTCTTGGCGGATTGCCTGAAACAACAATAGCAACTTCTTCCAACAAAGAAACGAATGGAGTGGAAGGACTGCTGTCGCAGGACGATTTAAACACACTGTTTTGCATAACCGAAAAAACAATAGCATCGTCAACAAATAAAATGGCTGTTTCTGATATGCCTGCAGAAGACATAAGTTCGTGTGGAGAATCACTGTCTCAGGAGGAAATAGATGAAATGCTGCGCCAGTTTGATAGAGGTATATGAATAAAGTCCCCTTTTCATGGCAAATCATATTTTATTAGAATTGATGTTCTTACTTGCCGATGTTTAATACTGTCAAGGCAGATAACCACGACATCGGGTCATGCTTTTGAGTACGACCCGGTTTTATGGAATACAATGAAAAACACCCACGGAAATCTACAACTATTTTCATTGTAATAATATTATATTATCTTCCGGGAAGAAGATATCTGATCGACAGAAATTATCAGAAACTATATGTGAGTCCCACAAGAAACATCATGGTATATCGGTCAAAAAATCTTATATTCGACTCTGTCTGATAACCGTTAATGCCCGCCATTATTGTATATTTCCTCCATCCGAAGGGCTCCGGGAATGTGGCCACTATGTTTGTCCCGTATGTTTTTTCATCCCTTGTTTCTGCAAATATCGGATGCATCCTGTCAAATTTTGCCGTATTCCCGTAAAAACGTGTATTGAGATTGAAAAAGGGGGTCCTCACCTCAAACCCAAGCCCGCTGCCATAGTTGTCATAGCTGTTGCTCCTGCCGTAAAACTGACCTCTTTCGAATGAAAATTCAGGGATAATACTGAACATTTTGTCAAAATCGTATCGATAATCAATGCCTATCTTATGCATAAACCCATCCTGTCTGAGCGTTGAATAGAGCTCCCCGATAACATCATTTTCTACTTTTGTAGCGGCAAATCTATAAGAAAGGGAAAGTTTGGTACCCATTATTTTTGCATAAGTAATTCTGCCGCCGAAATACATAGTATTTGTTGGCGTTCTATACAATAAATAGGGATTTTGCCATTTTTTCGCCAGCAGGGAATAAAAACCGGACACATCAATAACACCCTTCGGCAAAGCTTGTTTTATTCCGATATTAATGCTTCCCTGTTCGGTAATAGTATTGAAATATAAAGTAGTACTGCCTTTTTGCCCTTCCTGATAATCCGGTATATACTTCACATCGAAATAGGGGAGTGCCAGATAGGATATATTTGTGTCCGCTTTCGAGCCAAGGCTGTCAATTCTCCTGCCGCCCTTCCCCCAGAGATTGTCTGCTCTTTGCACCGCCATTGCCCAGCTCCCGACAGTTATCACATATTTGCCTGCCTGAACATTCGGGACAGCAAAGAGAAAGGAAAAGAGCATAACACAGGAAATGATATTGCTTGTCTTCCCAGGTGTATGCCCTTTCACCGTATTATTATTGTTACATTATCTTTATCAGCAACTGCATGAACTTCCGCAGCCGTCATTTTTCGAGAGTTCTGATTTTATCATAAACCCTGCTCCCATAGTAGATTCAATGAAATCAACGTTGATGGGTTGTACTTCTTTAAACAACTCTTTTTCAATAATAAATGATATACCTCTTTCATTAAAAACTTCGTCGTTTTTATTAGGCTCATCCAGAGCCATACCCAAAGAGGGGCCTGATCACCCACCCTCCATTTTCATAATCCTTATAGAGGTAGGACCATCTTTTCCTTCGATAAACTGTTTTATCACTTCGCCTGCCTTATCCGATACTTCAAACATATTTTACTCCTTTAACTGAATTCGTTATCGCTGCTCAAGCAATGAACGTGTAATTTATATTAAGCATTTATATGTTTTTTATCAAGCCATATCTTCCTGTAGGAGTTCAAACATGATAAACTATAAAGAGGATATAAAGACAAAATTTATGAAGAAGGCAATTACCACCCTTCCCCTGCATTACGGAAAGGCCCCTCCATGGCTTTTTCAGAAAATGAAGAGGCTCTCTGCTGCTCTCATCGAGGTTATCGTTATGGAGTTCGGCGTAAAAGAACTGCTTGTCCGTATTGCCGATCCCATATGGTTTCAGGCATTGGGATGTGCTGTAGGCTTCGACTGGCACAGCAGCGGTGTTACCACAACTCTATGTGGGGCATTGAAAGAGGGGCTCCAATCTCTGTATGATGAGATGCCTATCGCCATATGCGGCGGAAAAGCAAAAAGGGCAATCCAGACTCCAGGAGACATTGAAGCATATGGTGAAAAATGGGGTGTTGACGTTGCAGATTATATTGCCTTAAGCCGCCTCTGTGCAAAGATTGATAATACTGCAGTCCAGGATGGTTATAACCTTTACCACCATACATTTGTCTTCACAAAAGAGGGTGATTGGGCAATTATCCAGCAGGGTATGAATGAAAAACTCAAAAATGCAAGACGGTATCAATGGCTCTCAAGAGAAAGTCTTGATATAACAAACGAACCTCATACAGGTATTACATGTAATGAAAGGGGCGCAGTATTAAACCTTGTGGCTGGTGAAAGCGAAGGAGCAAGAAAGTCTGCAGTAGATTTTGCAAAGGGAGATCCTGATTCTATGATTAAAACATGGAAAGAAGTTGCTCTAGCCATGCCGAAAAGGCATTACATATCGCCTGCCGATATAAATCAAACACGTCTTTTCAAGATGTTTAGAACGATTCATGAATCACACCCTGAGACATTCAAAGATTTAATAGGAATTCATGGTGTCGGCCCGAGAACTGTTTCAGCTCTTTCTTTAATTGCCGAACTTGTCTATGAGAAACTTCCGAGTTTTAAGGACCCTGCACGGTTCAGTTTTGCCCACGGGGGGAAAGACGGTTACCCCTTTCCCGTTGATAAAAAGACCTATGAAAATTCCATAGAATTCCTGAAGATTTGCATCGACAAGGCAAAGGCAGGCGATAGGGATAAAATCGATGCATTCAAAAAGCTTTCTTTATTGGCATATTTCAACAACCCCAGATATTAATAATTTCAATCATTTATGAAACTGCGGGAGAGAGCAATGGAATCAGCTATTATCCCAGCCTCTTTTTAAACCTCAGGGCACTCAAAGTCATTACAAGAATGCCCAGCATGAATAACTCAAGCATTTGGGGCCAGAGGATATCAATCCCGTTTCCTTTGAGAAAAATCCCTCTGATGATTACAAGAAAATACCTCAGCGGATTGAGGTACGTGCCATACTGGACCGCCACCGGCATATTCTCAATAGGGAACATAAGTCCTGACAGAAGTACGGCAGGGGCAAAAAAAAGGAACGTTGCCATCATGGCTTGCTGCTGCGTTCTCGAAATCGTGGAAATAAACAACCCTATACCAAGAACCGACAGTAGATAAATGGCAGTACAGAAAAACAGGAGTATAAGCGAACCGATGACAGGTATGGAAAACCAGAATACGCCCACCGTAGTCACAAGAGACATATCGAAAAATCCTATAATAGCAAAGGGGATGGTCTTGCCCAGTATAAGTTCAACAGGTTTGAGAGGCGTCACCATAAGCTGTTCCATAGTGCCTATTTCTCTTTCACGCACAATTGCCATTGCGGTAAGGAGAAGGCATATAAGCATTACCATGATAGCGATAACACCCGGCACATTATAGTTTCTGCTTGTAAGATCAGGGTTGTACCATGCCCTTGGACGCACCTCGAACTTAATCGGCCTTGCCCTGACCTTTTGAACGCTCAAATCGCCTGCGTATTTCATAATGATTCTGTTTGCATATCCCATGGCCACAAGAGCTGTGTTTGAATCAGTCCCGTCAACAAGGATCTGTATTTCCGTTTGGTTCCCCTTTTTTATGTCTGAGGAAAAACCCCTGTTTATCTGGATAGCCGCGGTAATTTTCCCTTTGTCGAATAAATCCTGGATGGCGTCATTTGAAGAAATATCATAGTCCATGCGGAAATATCCCGGGGCATTGAACCTTCTTACAAGCTCCCGGCTTTCATAGGATTTGTCAAGGTCGTATACTGCCGTCCGGATACAGTTCACATCCGTTGTGACTGCATAGCCGAAAACGATCAATTGTACTATCGGTGTGCCAAAGATAACTGCCTTCATGCGCCTGTCTCTGAAAATCTGGATAAATTCCTTTATTACCATCCTTTTTATCCGCTCAAACATGGTTCACTCTATCCTTTTTTTGAATTTTTTTATTGCCAGGGCAAACGCCAAAATACCAAAAACAGACAGAAGCGATGTCTCCAGCAACAGAAACGACAGTGTGTTTCCTTTCAGGAATATCCCCTTCAGTATGGCGACAAAATACCGGGCCGGAAGAATATAAGTTATAATCTGAAGGGGTCTGGGCATATTGAATATGGAAAACATAAAACCGGACAAAAGCAGCGCGGGTAAATATGACACGATCAAAGATGCCTGACATGCCACGATCTGTGATTTTGTCACAGTAGAGATAAGTATCCCCAAGCTTAAACCTCCAAAAAGGAATATGCTGGACAGAGCTATGAGTAAAATGATGTTGCCCTTAAGAGGAACGCCAAAGAGATATATGACTATCAGAATCGACATGACCATATCAATGAAGCCGATGAGAAAATACGGTATCAGTTTACCCAGAATCAGCTCCGTCGTTTTCACAGGTGTGGAAATGAGCTGCTCCATGGTGCCCCTCTCCCATTCTCTTGCTATGGTGAGAGATGTAAGGAGCGCTGCGATAATTGACATTATAACGGCAATAAGCCCCGGTATGATAAAATTCCTCGATTTAAGCTCAGGGTTATACCAGACCCTGGTACGGGCATCAATGAGCGGCATAATACGGTTGCCTGTTAGTCTTGCCGTATAGAGGTCCGATATGCCTGTTATATAACCAAGCGCAATAGTTGCCGTATTTGAATTACTCCCGTCAACAACTATCTGAATCTGTGCATCCTTGCCTGTTCTTATGTTTTTTGAAAAGTCTTCCGGGATGGATATTGCAGCTTTCGCCTTTCCTGAATCAAGATATCCGTCTATTTCATCATGGCTGTCTGCATAACCGACTACAGAAAAATAGCCGGATTCTTTGAATTCTCTGATAAATTCCCTGCTCAAACTGCTTTTGTCGCGGTCGTAAACCACGGTTGAGAGGTTGTCAACATCAAGGGTAATAGCATATCCGAATATAAAAAGAAGTATAACAGGCATTAAAAATGCCATGGCAAGGCTTAGAGGGTCACGCCATATCTGGATCAGCTCTTTTTTCGCAATTGCCTTAACCCTTAAAAGCTTCATTTCATGCAACCTCTATCAGGGTTATAAATACATCTTCCAATGAAGGAACGATCTTTTTTATGCTGCCCACTGTAATACCCGATGTCTTGAGTATCTCTTCGATTCGGGGTAGCACCATGTCGGCGTTTTCCACAATTACATGGAGTGTACTCCCAAAGATAGCCGCTTGAACATTATACCGCTCCAGCACCTCCATCGCTTCTACAATCCTGTCAACCTCTATCTCAAGGACTCCTCTTGTCATGTATCTGTTTTTTAGTTCAGAGGGTTTCCCCTGAGCTATGAGTTTACCTCTGTAGATCAGTCCGAGTCTATGGCAATACTCCGCTTCATCCATATAGTGGGTCGTAACAAATACGGTTGTCCCTGTTTTTGACATTCCGTCGATAAGCTCCCAGAAACGACGTCTTGATAAAGGATCAACACCTGATGTAGGCTCATCAAGGAAAAGTATCGGGGGCTCATGGAGTATTGCGCAGCCAAGGGCAAGTCTCTGTTTGAAACCACCTGGGAGTTCTTTTGTAATGATGCCTCGCCGATCCATAAGTCCAGCCATATCAAGGACCCATTCCTTTCGCTCTTTCTTCTTTTCCTTAGGGACACCGTAAATGCCGCTGAAAAAATCTATATTTTCAGCTATCGTGAGGTCATCATAGAGGGAAAATTTCTGGGACATATAGCCGATATGTTGTTTTATCTGCTCTGACTGGCGTACGACATCATACCCTCCTACGGTTCCACTCCCCCCAGTGGGCATCAGAAGCCCGCAAAGCATCCGGATAGTCGTTGACTTGCCTGCACCGTTGGGTCCGAGGAACCCGTATATCTCGCCCTTTACAATACTGAGACTTACATTGTCTACTGCAACGAAATCTCCAAATCTCCGGGTTAAGCTTTCAACGTTTATTGCAATATCTTCAATGGATTTGTCCTGATTCATCACATTCCTACCTGTACCTCTTGACTGAGCTATTGCTTCAATTCAATAGGTCCTATAGTCGCATAGGGTCTATAGACTGATACTGTTTATCGTTCCACCATTGAAATGAACACATCCTCTATGGAAGGCAATATCTCCCGGTAATCCTTTATCTCCATGCCTCCAATTTTCAATTTTTCAATAATTTCATTAACCATACCTTTTTTCATAAGGGTAATATGGAGCCTGTCGCCATAAATGCTCACGCCCTTAACACCTTTCATGCAAAGGGCAACCTCCCTTACCGCATGGGTATCATTACTCCACATTTCCAACATGGGAAGTTTGACAGACTTCTTAATTTCCGCAGGTTTGTCCTTTATAAGCAGCTTTCCGTTATGCAGAAGCCCGATTTCCGTACACCGCTCAGCCTCATCGAGATACGCGGTAGAGACAAAGATAGTTACATGTTCTTTCAACAGTGCATAGAGTATCTTCCAAAAATCCCTCCGTGACACCGGATCAACACCGTTTGTAGGCTCATCAAGGAAAAGAATTTCAGGCCTGTGGATAAGAGCACAGGCAAGTCCGAGTTTCTGTTTCATCCCGCCTGAGAGCTTTCCTGCAAGCCTGTCTGTAAAAGGCGTGAGATTGCTGAACCCAAGGAGTTGTTCAATCCTTGGGGGACGCTCGCTTTCAGGAACATCATAGATGTCTGCGTAAAAAAGGATATTTTCCATAACGGTAAGGTCTTCGTAGAGGCCGAATTGCTGAGGCATATAACCTATGTTCTCCTTTATCTCTTCGCCCTTTGTAAGAATGGAACGAGAGGCAACCCATGCTTCACCGGATGTGGGCTTCATAATAGCGGTAAGGAGTCTCATGACTGTTGTTTTCCCGGCACCGTCCGGGCCGACAAGGCCAAAAAGTTCGCCTTTTCTGACTTCAAGGTTAAGGCTATCAACAGCAATATTGTTGCCAAAGGTTTTTGTCAGGTTTTCAATTTTTATGGCAATGTCGTTCAACATCAACCTCACTGCACGCAATATCCAGTGAACATAGAGGGAGGTTCAGAAGCATTACTGCTTTAACTCAATCCTCACATCTGCCGGCATACCGGGCTTCAATTCATCATTGACGTTTTTTACTCTTACTTTTACACCGAATACGAGCTTGACCCGCTCCTCCTGTGTTTGAACATTCTTCGGGGTAAATTCCGCCTCGGATGATATAAACGTCACAGCGCCTTCATACACCTTACCTTTAAATGTATCGACTGATATTCTTGCCTTTTGTCCGAGCCTGACCTGACCAAGTCTGTCCTCTTTCACGTATACCTTAATCCATGGATGTTCAAGATCGCCTATTGTTACAACAGGCGTGCCTGAAGCAACAGTCTCACCGGCTTCAACATTCTTTCTCAGCACAACACCATTCATGGGGGCATAGATCGTCGTATCTCTTAATCTTTCCTCTGATGCGGCAAGCACTGCCCTGGCCTGTTTCACACGATGTCCTGCAATGCTGATTTCCTCCTTTCTCGGCCCTTCCCTGACGAGACTCAACGACTCAAGGGCATTTCTATGGAGGGCTGTGCGGGCATCGTAAGCACTCCTTGCAACATCAAACTGAGATGCAGATATGGCGCCATTTTTGTAAAGTATTTCTGCCCTGTCAAAATCTTTTTTTACCTTTTGCAATTCTGCTTCCTGGGCATTCATTTGTGCTTTAGCCTGCTCTATTTCTTGGGAACGGGAACCGACCGATAACTCTGCCAGTTTTGTAGTTGCCTCATCCAGAGATGCCTTACTCTGAGCTACCACCGAAGCGATCTCTGCACTGTCAAGTCTGGCCAGCAGATCACCGGTCCTTACCTTATCGCCTTCATCCACAGGGCGTTCCGTAACCCTGCCGGGTATTTTAAAACCTACATTTGTCTCTATTACCTCAACATTACCGGAGAGGATCATTGCCCCATTGTCTTTTTGTCTTTTGAGGTTATACACAACCAGGACCGTTATACCTATAACAATTACAGCTAAAGCTATCAAAATTCTCTTTTTTTTCATTTCCCCACCTCCACAGCATACCTGTCTTCCCCGATAGCCTTGCTCAAATACGCAACAGCAGTCTCTCTGTCAAAAATTGCCTGATAATAATCTGTTTCCGCTCTCAGGAGGGCTGTCTGCGCATCAATTACATCCTGACTCATACCGGCGCCGGTATCATATTTGAGCAACTCTACCCTTAGACTCTCGCGGGCGCTCTCAATGGCTTTCTGAGTTACTTCAATCCTCTCCTTCACATTTGCAATGCTCATATGGGCATCCCTCACTTCACGGATTATGGTAAGTTTTAAAAAACGTTCTTCCTCTCTTGCCTTTTCCAGTTGCACTTTTTCCCTGTTTATCTCAGACCTTATAGACCCGCCGTCCATAATGGGCATCGTCAACTTCACGCCATAATACCAGTTTTCTCTGAATCCGGTGTCACTGCCGGCTGTACCACCATACTGGCCGGCTACAAAAATATCAGGGAGTCTCCTGCCTTCAGCTATCTTTACCCGTTCTTCGCTGATAAGCCTTTTTTTGGCAGCTGCTTTATAATCAGGTCTCCGTGATAATGCCGTGTCCATACTTTCTTTAAGATCAGTATAAGATATGTCCGTAGGTTTTTCATGAACAATGGAAATTATGACGTCCATATCGTCCATGCCCATCAGGTTTTTGAGAAACTCGTATGCGCTGGCAAGGCTGTTCTTCACAATAAGCCTGTTTTCCTTTGCATGGGATAGTTCAACGTCTGTCTTAAGCAGATCGAGCCTCGGTGCAACACCCGTTTTAAGATAGATTCCCACGTTTCCTTTATGCACCTCAAGCTGTTTCACCGATGCATCATTAACAAGAAGAAGTTTTTCAAGTTGTGCAATCTTATGGTATACGCTTGAGATATTATAAACAAGCTCCTGCTTGCTCATTCTGTAATTGTCCTCTACAACCGTCTTTTTCATTTCGGCTACATTTACCCCCCTGAAGAGTCTTCCACCCCTAAACAGAGGAAGTCTAAAAGAAATACCTGCGTCCCATATGGTATTTCTGAACAAAGGAAAATCCGTTCCTGGACCAATAGGAGGTTGTATCACAATGGGCGTGAGAGGGGTGTCGTAACGATATCGGGTAATGCCGCTGCCTCCATCGATCTTTGGCATTCTGTCAGCCCTTGCCGAGTCTATCCCATAAATTTCCGCCTCGATATCTTTTGCAGCTATCCTGATCCTCGGATTGTTCTTCATAGCATATTTGATTAGCATTGAGAGTGTATATTTATCGACGTCCTTTTCAGCCCGGGGTCTGTCTTCTGACAGCCCAACCTGGTTGGCCGACAGGTCGTGCCGGCTTGGTTCCTGTGCATAAGAAGGGGTATGATGTATTGTACATATCAGAAGAAAAATAAGAACAGCAATGCGTATAATCAAATCCATCCTCTTTTTTATTAATATTTCAGTACCATTTCTTTTCATTTGCCATTTCATTTACCTTCTCCTTGAACGTACCCGCCAAGAGATTTGATTGCCTCTAAGGAAAAACCGCTGATATGGTCTGCTATAGATTCTATCTCCTCAGTCTTGAAGTTGTCCTGATGAAAAAGCTTCTTGATGACATGCTTTGCATAAACAAAAAAAAGACACTGACTGACTATACTTAAGCAACAGAAACGTGTAGTCTCTTCACTTGCCGGTTTTCCACGTAATTGTTGGACAACAGATGAAAGAAACAAAAAAGCCGGCTGTATTGTATCTTCTATAAGCATATCCAGCGCCTTCGTAGGCTCCATATACTCCCTCGCAACAAGTCTCCCGAACCAGGAAGACTGACCTTCCTCAAGTATTCTGAAAAGAAAGGACCGTATGAATGCTTTAAGGTATTCTTCAGGGGATTTATTTTCATCCATCTTAAGATCAAGTGGATATTTTTGAAAAGCCACTTCACGCCAGTATTCCAAAACCAAATAGTAAAGCTTCTCCTTATCCCCGAAATGATAATTGACGGCAGCAATATTCACATTGGCTTTCTCACATATATCCCTCACCGTTGCATTTCTGAACCCGTATTCGGCAAAGATTTCACCGGCGGCTTCAAGTATACGTTCACGGGTACTTAAGCTGATATTTTTGCCACTCTTCATAAACCTCATTTTAATACATATGTTTTAAATATATGTTTAAAACATATGTATTAATTTGTCAAACATTTTTTACAAAAAATATGTACAAATAATTTTCTTCCTTTTTGGTGCAGTCATTTGGTATATTCTTATAATTTATTTGTTGGTTTTTAGACGGAATAACCTGTCTGTCTCTGATCGGGATGTATGAAAAAGGGAGACTGGTTGAGACCTCTGTAAACGGAAAAGTAAGATAACTTATTTTAAATGATTACGGGAGTTTTTCAAAACAATGAGGCATATTTAATATGGAAAATCCATTACCTGATTTATTAAAAGCTTGCGAGAAAGGTGATTCAGCTGCTGTAAGGATTTTGTTGAGCAGGGGTGCCGACATAAATGTTGCAGACAATAATGGATCAACTCCGATCTTCTATGCCTCTATGTACGGTTTTGCCGATACTGCAAGGGTGCTCATTGATCATAATGCCGACATTAATGCAAAAAATAAGCTTGGCAATACACCTCTTATATATGCTTGCATGTCCGGGCATACAAGTATTGTCAAATTACTGATGTCCAGAAATGCCGATGCAAACTTGAAGGATAAGTTTGACGATACCTGTATTATCATTGCAAGCAAAAGAGGTCATATAGAAATTGTGAAGCTGCTCATTGCTTACGGGGCTGATATAAATGCCAGGGACAGGTACGGCAATACCTCTCTGATGCATGCCTGTCTGAATATGCATATAGGAATAGCCGCTTTTCTTATAGAAAACGATGCAGACCTGTCTGCCATCAACAACAAAAATCAAACTGTCCTTGATATTGCTGTCAAAATGAGACTTGATAAGATAGCTGATGCTATAAGAAAAAAAACCTAAAGACAAGATTGTAATAAAAATTACACAATGTTAATGATTTCGTAAGTCCGCTTGCCGCCAGGGGCTGAAAAGTTTACTTCATCTCCCACAGATTTACCCATTAATGCCCTGCCAAGAGGTGAGCTCATAGAAATCTTACCTTTTTGGATATCAGATTCATAGGGACCAACCAATTGATAAACCACCTCTTCGTCAGTATCAAGATTCATCAAGGTAATATTGCATCCGAATTCAACACTTTCGAATTCCGTTTTTTTAACGTCTACAACCTCGGAATTTGTGATCATCATTTCTACTTCGGCAATCTTTTTCTGGAGAAACTGATATTCCTCCTTTGCAGCATCCAATTCAGCATTTTCTGAAATATCACCATGAGCCCTTGCTTCTTCTATGGCAAGTATAATCTTAGGTCTTTTGATAGTAAGCAGAAGTTCATGTTCCTTCTTCAGATTTTCATAGCCTTCACGTGTAATAGGTGATTTCATATAAACTCCTGATATTATCCAAATACGGAAAAACAATAACACTGTTTAATGCAAATTTTCAACACGTTTTACTTATATCCCTGCATCTTAAGGGAAAATAGACACTATCTTCTGCAAGTGTTATGTTAAACTTCTTAGAAATTAATTGAGGTAATGGCAGATATTTTAAAAAACGTAGGGGTTCCTGTTTCAGCGCAAGCTCTTCTGTCTGATTTACTATACTCGCAGATAATACATTTAGTCCGTTTTGATGCATTTTCCATTGAAATAATCCCACGCATTGCACACAGTTCCATTCTTAAAGGTGCAGATTCCCTGTTCATCAACCATGTTATTATTTTCTATGGCTGTATATGATCCCCCAGTAATCACACAGAGCCTTGCAGCAGGAGTTACATAGCCTGCAACATTTACACCGCCTACGGGGCATTCTCCTCTGAACATAGCCCATTCCTCACACTGACGTTTATCTTCAAATATACAAATACCGTATTCTCCTCCATCGCCTCTTTTTTGAATAGAAAGCGCTCCGCCCTTGTTTAAGCAGTTGACTGAGGCCGGGTTGGCAATGGCAGTTTTATTCGTTCCGGCACATTCAACAGGAAAAACGATTGTTAAAATTAGAAATACAATTGATATGATAAATTCAATCATTTTTATCATATAAAATCCTCCTGATACAGTTGCTATATTCTTCCTGTATTTTTCTGAAAATGTAATTATTCGCCTATCAACGGCAGCACCTTGTCAATGCGGAAATAAACAAGATAACGCTTTTCTTTCTGCTGGTCTTCCGGTACTATGTAGGACTTTCTCCACCTTATCTTTGCAATGGCTTCCGAATCGGTCTCTTCTTTAATCCTGGAAAGATACAATCTTTTTCCGACTAACTTTCCTCCGGCTTCTATGAAAATGTATGCAGCATGAGGGTTTGATCTCAAGTTTTCATGGGTCAGACGTTCAGTCATAATATAAGCTATTGTTTCCTCATTGATGAAATGCGGTCTTGAATAAATAGCCACATTCACCTTTCCCTCTGAATTTGCTGTTGCCAGCACTCCATGGCCGGTTACGTTTTCAAAATATTCGCTGAGATTCATCGGTACCCTCCTAAATAACTTCGAAAGCGATATAAAAACTATATTCATTATATCAAGATTTTATCTGTAGACGATATTTTTTTAACACAATGACTTTCTTATAACAAAATATTTTGTTGCTAACAGTAACGATACTAATTATGTTATATTAATGAAAATCATTTCGGGTTGCCAGACGGGCGTTGATAGAGCAGCCATTGATGTCGCAATGGAAATAGGCTTGGATTATGGAGGCTCTGTTCCCAGAGGAAGGAAGGCAGAGGACGGAACAATAGATAAGAAATATGATAAACTTACGGAACTTGAAACAGACCGTTATGAATCCCGTACCGAAAAGAATGTGACTGACGCAGACGCAATATTAATATTTACTGTAGGCTGCCCTATAGGGGGCACAGCATTGACAATAGAATACGCTAAAAAGCATGGGAAACAATATCTCCTTATTGACCTTAAAAATAAGCCCGACAATGAGATAATTGAATCGATTCAAACATGGCTATCCGATAATCAGCCGGAAATCCTTAATGTGGCAGGACCGAGGGAATCATCGGCACCCGGCATATATGAAAGGGTCTTTTTTATACTGTATAATATTTATGATCCCTTGATATAAATCTAATGAAAGAAGAAATTAACCTTATACCCTCTGAATTGAAGGCAATTGAAAAACACAAGTGGTACCTCTCTGAGCAGCAGGGGAAGGAGGTATCCTTTGAAGAAGCTTTAAGAGATT
The nucleotide sequence above comes from Pseudomonadota bacterium. Encoded proteins:
- a CDS encoding ABC transporter ATP-binding protein is translated as MLNDIAIKIENLTKTFGNNIAVDSLNLEVRKGELFGLVGPDGAGKTTVMRLLTAIMKPTSGEAWVASRSILTKGEEIKENIGYMPQQFGLYEDLTVMENILFYADIYDVPESERPPRIEQLLGFSNLTPFTDRLAGKLSGGMKQKLGLACALIHRPEILFLDEPTNGVDPVSRRDFWKILYALLKEHVTIFVSTAYLDEAERCTEIGLLHNGKLLIKDKPAEIKKSVKLPMLEMWSNDTHAVREVALCMKGVKGVSIYGDRLHITLMKKGMVNEIIEKLKIGGMEIKDYREILPSIEDVFISMVER
- a CDS encoding efflux RND transporter periplasmic adaptor subunit yields the protein MKKKRILIALAVIVIGITVLVVYNLKRQKDNGAMILSGNVEVIETNVGFKIPGRVTERPVDEGDKVRTGDLLARLDSAEIASVVAQSKASLDEATTKLAELSVGSRSQEIEQAKAQMNAQEAELQKVKKDFDRAEILYKNGAISASQFDVARSAYDARTALHRNALESLSLVREGPRKEEISIAGHRVKQARAVLAASEERLRDTTIYAPMNGVVLRKNVEAGETVASGTPVVTIGDLEHPWIKVYVKEDRLGQVRLGQKARISVDTFKGKVYEGAVTFISSEAEFTPKNVQTQEERVKLVFGVKVRVKNVNDELKPGMPADVRIELKQ
- a CDS encoding TolC family protein, yielding MKWQMKRNGTEILIKKRMDLIIRIAVLIFLLICTIHHTPSYAQEPSRHDLSANQVGLSEDRPRAEKDVDKYTLSMLIKYAMKNNPRIRIAAKDIEAEIYGIDSARADRMPKIDGGSGITRYRYDTPLTPIVIQPPIGPGTDFPLFRNTIWDAGISFRLPLFRGGRLFRGVNVAEMKKTVVEDNYRMSKQELVYNISSVYHKIAQLEKLLLVNDASVKQLEVHKGNVGIYLKTGVAPRLDLLKTDVELSHAKENRLIVKNSLASAYEFLKNLMGMDDMDVIISIVHEKPTDISYTDLKESMDTALSRRPDYKAAAKKRLISEERVKIAEGRRLPDIFVAGQYGGTAGSDTGFRENWYYGVKLTMPIMDGGSIRSEINREKVQLEKAREEERFLKLTIIREVRDAHMSIANVKERIEVTQKAIESARESLRVELLKYDTGAGMSQDVIDAQTALLRAETDYYQAIFDRETAVAYLSKAIGEDRYAVEVGK
- a CDS encoding CerR family C-terminal domain-containing protein, with product MKSGKNISLSTRERILEAAGEIFAEYGFRNATVRDICEKANVNIAAVNYHFGDKEKLYYLVLEYWREVAFQKYPLDLKMDENKSPEEYLKAFIRSFLFRILEEGQSSWFGRLVAREYMEPTKALDMLIEDTIQPAFLFLSSVVQQLRGKPASEETTRFCCLSIVSQCLFFVYAKHVIKKLFHQDNFKTEEIESIADHISGFSLEAIKSLGGYVQGEGK
- a CDS encoding ankyrin repeat domain-containing protein, translating into MENPLPDLLKACEKGDSAAVRILLSRGADINVADNNGSTPIFYASMYGFADTARVLIDHNADINAKNKLGNTPLIYACMSGHTSIVKLLMSRNADANLKDKFDDTCIIIASKRGHIEIVKLLIAYGADINARDRYGNTSLMHACLNMHIGIAAFLIENDADLSAINNKNQTVLDIAVKMRLDKIADAIRKKT
- the greA gene encoding transcription elongation factor GreA; this translates as MKSPITREGYENLKKEHELLLTIKRPKIILAIEEARAHGDISENAELDAAKEEYQFLQKKIAEVEMMITNSEVVDVKKTEFESVEFGCNITLMNLDTDEEVVYQLVGPYESDIQKGKISMSSPLGRALMGKSVGDEVNFSAPGGKRTYEIINIV